One Gossypium hirsutum isolate 1008001.06 chromosome A08, Gossypium_hirsutum_v2.1, whole genome shotgun sequence genomic window, gtaaaaatgtttaatatattgatttataaaaatttatagtcAAGAAGTACAAACATAACTTATTTATGAGTCCAtgctatatattttaaaaataataaaattattcataaaaaaatgttatagttttttaatcataaattatttataaaaaataaattttttaaagtcatgacaaaaattatattatttataagaagtgaTATGAAAATTATTGGacaacttataaaaatttttttataaaagttatatagtataaattatatatattttaattactttacgtattataaaaaatgaatataatcTAGTATAAGTCTTactccaaattaaatttaaataaaattttataactaaaGCTACAGACTATTTAGAGTATGaaccaaaatattataaggtTGATGTTAATTATGCAGACACAAGCACTAAGACAGCTCGCTAACTCTTTAATTTGATATTCAAAGCTTCGAAATATAATTGAGAAgacatttgttgttctaaaaaaatatttcttatattAACGTCAACTTAGTATAGCATGAAAAAACAATGTTAAATTGTACTAGTATATTgtatatttcatatattcaaccatAGGTTGAATTGAGACGATTCATATTTCGAAGAGTACATAGAAGAAGGATATCttgataattttaattatgtGGTGAACTCGGTTAAGGACTAACCGATGATAATAAAGCATATAcgttaaatattaaagaggaaATAACGTAATAAATATgcactaaaataattaaataaattacatatgagatttatttttcttgttatttttactAGTAATTgtattatcaactacttttttaGACCATCATAATGCAtctaatgatttgattttaatttttgttacttgctTCAATATTATTTTCATACTAACAAGTTTTTATggttattaatatttaaaaaatatataaattatgttttacaAATTGTACtattaaatatcatatataaaattattatataattacactttatcaactaaacacctctcaaaaattataattggtaattataaaactcaagaaaattataattctttctaattataaaacaaaaccTTAATATAATGGATAAAccatcaaaatagtcactttaaTTTGTCTCAATTTAGTTTTtctcaggttatattttagtcgcatatgtttgaaatgttacgttttagtcacttatgttatcgtgttgtaacattttagtcattgagcgttaattgtcgttaatgaTGTAATGATAAGCTAACCTAACAtgtatttcaaatgaaaatttaaggttaaattatacaattggtctctatattttttcttcattttgagcaatttaatttttttcttttatgttaaaaGAGACGGAGAATGGagaaaaatagagggagaagtagaagaaaataaaaagtaaagaataaaaagaaaagttaaaagaatataaaagaaaaaatttaaattgctaaaaaaaatatagagaccaattgtataatttaatctaaaatttttatttaaaatgatgatttaatagGTGATATCAGCTTATCCTTACACATTAACATCAATAATTAGaatgtaacatttcaaaaaaaaaaaaagattattttgTTAGTTTACCTGATATAATTATTAGACTATCGGTTTTCATGACCAAAGCGGAAAACAGTCGGGgagaaaccaaccaaccaacaaAAAACCGCGCAATCAAAACAAGAAATTTAAGGCGGGCAGCGTAGCTGAAAGAGTGCTTCtagttattttgattttatttcctgAGTGTGTAAAGCTAAATATCAATGGATTCGGTCTCATCTACTTCATCTCTAGATGACTCCACCCAACTAAGCCCTAATTCTGATCCCAAAGCTGTGGACCAACGGTTTGATTTATTATCAGTGACTGATGAACCGATCCAATCCGAACCCGGTCATCGAGGAAATGGCGATGGATTCACCAATGGATCCTTGAATCCGGAGAGAAGCACCGGCGACGAAGACGACGATCAATTAGGAGTGGAGGATCAGGAATTGGTTGCCGATGAAGGGCCTTCGAGTCCAAACAGTTACAGTTACGCCGGTGAGAGAGGGAGCGCCAGCGCCACCAGCGTGTCGAGGATTGATGCAGCGAGTGATATTGACGATATTGAGATTCAGGAAGTGAGGAACGAGAGCTCATTCGAAGGTATCTCGGATTCTCAGCCCTCCTCTGGGGTGCCCGGTAAACACCGCGTCGACGAGGTCAGCCATTTCATTAACATTTTGTTTTTGTTGGCCTTGTTAATGTGGAGAAAACTTTTTTGTTTAGCTTTTTCTTAACCAAATTCACCAATCATTGCCGTTCATATTTATGAACTAGATTTTGGAATTGAAAACAGATAGGAAGCTTTGAATTAATCAACAACGATTTTATTGTTTGCCTTTCATTGTCagcatttatttaaaaaaagaagaagctatttTCAAGTGCTATTTCTATAATAAACCATGTCTGATTTATAAGTGCAGGATGATGCTTCGATATCATGGAGAAAGAGGAAGAAACACTTCTTTATCTTGAGTAACTCTGGCAAACCAATATATTCCAGGTTCGTTAATAGTTCCTAAATATTCTAGCACTGGAAGGTGCATGATGTGCGAATTACTAGCGGCTGCTTGCTTATAATTCctatttcagtttcttttgtaTACTTAACTTGTAGATATGGAGATGAACACAAATTAGCTGGTTTTTCTGCGACACTACAAGCCGTTATTTCCTTCATGGAGAATGGGTACTTGGCTGGATCTAGCTTACTTAGATTTTACAAATGATTCTTTTGCTtaatcaaatgcaaaattttcaGCTACTTTCTCCCTTTTTATGTCAGTTCTTTGAAGGAGTTTTAATGTATCGTTGATTGATTCTCAGGGGAGACCGTGTCAAATTGGTGAAGGCTGGAAAACACCAGGTATTGCATGGCTAAATTTTCTATTTCTGGAGATGATATTTATGCTTTTTAGCTTTAGAATCAGTTATTATTAGATTACTTGCATTCAAACTACTTTCTCATTCGCTTAGTAGTTCAGGTTTTTAAGTGCACCTTTTGGAGTTCCTTTCACATATCAAATACCATAGGAAAAAAATAGTGAAAAGCttcaatttaatttctatttcacCTTAATCTTATTATCTTATTGATAGTTTCCTTATAGTTGAACTTTAATcctctaaaataattattttcaagaCATTTTATTTGAGAGTTATTGTTTTTGGCAAGAAAAGTGAATGTCGTGGCGTGATAgcagaaagttttttttttgaaacttatgACAACTGAAATTGCATTTCACAAGCAACTAAATATTCAATAATCTAATAATTCTATTACACACGAAGACTGCAAAAGAAAGCAAAAATTCTAAATGATATTGTTGTTGAAAATAGGCACATTTACATGAAAATTGTCTGTTGATTTCATCAAGAAAGCACACAAAACTCTCacttttttcttattcttttggAATAGAATGCCTAAACACTGGCCCAACTTAAAGCTTATATATTCAAACatttttgtttgatcaattgaataaaatatggggTGATGTATTATTTTCATTCAGGTAGTCTTCGTTGTAAAGGGACCGATTTATTTAGTTTGCATCAGCTGCAACGAGGAGCCCTTTGAATCACTAAAGGGACAGTTGGAGCTTATTTATGGTCAGGTAGTTTGTACAATAACCCTTGCAAATCTCTAGTTCCTGACTGATGAATTCAATTGCTGCTGCCTATTCAAGGCTTGTGAATTTCCCTTGATCCCTTTATTTCTCACGCTTTATTATTTGGTTACCCTTATATTATTTGTTAATGACGGTCACGCAAAAGTACTTCTCTCAGTCACTGTTGATTGGTTATCAAATGGATGCAGATGATACTTATCTTAACAAAGTCCATAAATAGGAGCTTCGAGAAGAATCCTAAGTTTGATATGACACATTTGCTTGGAGGAACAGATGATGTTTTTTCTTCCCTTATTCACTCCTTCAGTTGGTGCGTTTCTTTGGGTTTTTCCTGCAGATAAATATTGGAGCTCCCCTTTCTGCCTCCATCCTACCCTGCTACCCCCCTCATTTGCTTTCTTGCTTAAACCTACTTTGACTTATTTTAAGGCCGCATTTGGATTACATTGGTGCACGTGATTGGGTCTTCAATCACACCACACAACTCATGGGTAACATGGCTGGAATATTCTCACCGTGTTGCACCTTCAGTTGAAGATTGGACCCTCATGGGTCCAGTGAAAATTCATCCCTATGGTTGCAATTTTCCTtccaatttttactatttttttacttaaaagttTCTAAACTATATTCTTTTCAAAttatatattcatttaatttaatgaaaaagattatataattatataataagtacaaaaataatgaaaataggaaaataaatacataaaataatgtaGCAATATCAGTGTCCTTAATGCTCAATTTCTATTATCACTAATAGTTACAGGTTTTTTGCTATCTAAACATATCTCTGCAGTTTGCACTGCAACTCCAGTCTCACTATTATCATAACTAATTTCGGCACAAGCACTATTGTAATCTCTACTAGACCCCGAGTCAATTCCGTGACTATCAGTTCTAGTTGTTTAAAAATTTGTCCTATTCTATCCCTGGTTGAAAATATTGATTATGCATTCAGAACAAGGATAATATGTGTTTGTATTTACACATTTGTGTTACTTTCATTTTCCTCCACAGTAGCTGAATGGTAtcttctaaccttttcttttttttttcttaggaACCCAGCTACATTTCTTCATGCATACACCTGCCTACCCCTTGCTTATGCAACAAGGCAGGCTGCTGGTGCCATATTGCAAGATGTTGCTGATTCAGGGGTGTTATTTGCAATACTAATGTGTAAACACAAGGTAAAACTCTGGCatctcttttttcttattttccccCGAAAATAAGCTTCAGCATTGTATTTGTTCTTATTTCTTTCCCTGTTACTTCATAAGAAGTGTTTTACTGTTTAGAACATTTTAATGACTTGAAGGTCAATTTCAGGTTATCAGTCTTGTTGGTGCACAAAAAGCCTCTCTTCGTCCTGATGATATATTGCTACTTTCAAACTTTGTGATGTCATCAGAGTCATTTAGGTAAGTGGAATAAACTTTTAACTGGTCTTTAATCCCCTTCTATCAGTCAACTCCTGAGAATCTGAATGCACTTGCCCTCAGAAACACATTACTTATGATGTTTCAGAACCATCTCTTAGATAATCCTCCTTAGTAGGGAGTGTGGATCAGTAATGTTGATCCTTTTGACTTGGATAGGAGGTGGGCTTTATGCAGATTTCTAGCTAAACATTTTTTGTACAATAAACAACCTCGATTTCATTATCTTATCTTACAAGTATTCCTCATGTGCTAATTGAATTCTAAATTGAAATTCCAGTTTAGAatttttttgcatattttaagCAATTAACATGCTTACTAGCACTTTTATTATTTTGGTgaccatttttaaaaaatagttctTAACAGTCCAAAACCACATTTGGTTGGCAGAAAACAATTTCTTTATAATCCAGAACTTAGACAATTGAGTCCTGAGTTTGTGTAgtctttgcattttttatttaGTTCCTCTTTTCCTTCTATATCTAGCAGATTTAATGTTTCATTGATGCTAATGATTTTGTGGGCTTTTTACGAATGATCTCTTCATGCTTTATGCAGGACCTCAGAATCATTTTCTCCAATTTGCTTGCCTAGATATAATCCTTTGGCATTTTTGCATGCTTATGTGCATTTTCTTGATGTGAGTGACACTTGGTTTGcaatatgttaaattttatgcaACTTCTACATGCAATGCTGTGGTAACTTCTACTTTCTTGTGTCAGGTCGATACATACTTGATGTTGCTTACTACTAGTTCAGATGCCTTCTATCATCTTAAAGATTGCAGGTAAACTGTATGTTTGTTTGATTATGATATTAGTGAACTTAGGGTATAACCTTCCTATTATTTATGAAAGTTGACTGTATATCTTGAGGCTGACTTATGTCCATCTGAAAAAATGGAAATATAGCCAGATTTACTTGTCTCTAGGCCTTCTGTATAGaaatataaaatgtttattttgatcCTCTCGGCAATTGAGAAATTTGACTGAAATTTTATAGGATACGCATAGAAACAGTCCTCTTAAAGTCCAATGTTCTTAGTGAAGTTCAGAGATCACTGCTAGATGGTGGGATTCGAGTTGAGGATTTGCATGTTGCCCCATTGCCTCGATCTGGACCATTACCTCATCAAGTCCAGCAAATACTTCAAACAGATTCTCCTGAGAGGCCTAGGGAACCATTTGTTGGCATTGGTGGTCCTGCTGGACTTTGGCATTTCATTTATCGCAGTATATATCTAGATCAATATGTATCCTCAGAGTTCTCACCACCACTGAACAATCATCAGCAACAGAAAAGGTAAAACTGTTGAACCTGTACCAGTTCAATTTGTACTTATTTCATGTTGAATCGATATAGTATATTTTGCTTTATGATAGTTGGGAGGGTAACTGGTTTTTTCTGGTCCAGATTGTATAGAGCTTACCTAAGACTGTATGCTTCCATGCATGATAAAGGAATTGGACCATACAAAACGCAGTTCAAAAGAGATGAAAACTACggtaactctctctctctctctctctctctcacacacacacaTTAATTTTGCTGACGTCTATTATGAACTACAACTAACtagatgaaatttaattttttcgtttgATGTACCAATGTCTATTGAGACAAATGGTAAGGGGCTCGATGCCCCTTAAGCAAATTCTTGGGTTTGAGTCTTGTGGATGGAGAAAACACCTATGAGAGATCTTTCTCCGTTTAAGGTTCCGGCCCAACTTGACTTGGATTTAGTCGGAGCCCAATGTGACTACAGGACACTTGGGGGTctcagacaaaaaaaaaaaaaaaaactttttgagTGTCTCTCACTATAGTTCTCCTTCTTAATGTTCTCTGGTTAATTGACAGCAATTGCTTATTACAAGTTATCAGTTTGCAGTTTCTATTTTACAGCCTTTATAGAATTAATGTGATTAATTTTATTTGTCAGTTTTACTATGCTGGGTCACGCAGGATTTTGAACTCTATGCGGCATTTGATCCCCTTGCAGACAAGGTTTGCTTAGCGTGTTCAAAATTGAAATGATGTCTTAAGTACATACTGAATACATCTCCGTGGAAAAAGCTTTAAAGTtccattttttttacattatctTCAGGCAGAAGCCATAAAGACATGCAACCGGGTTTGTCAATGGTTAAAAGGTGTGGAAAATGAGATATTTTTGCATGGAGCAAGCCCTTTTTCATGGTGATAACTGATAAGTCAATCCGGTTATACAGTATGTACTCTAGTTTTTTGTCCTTTTCAATTTGCTCTTCATAGTAATCCCCCCCCCCCCCGCGGTCATACACTTTAGAATTTCTACTTATAGTTAGCTAGCTGGCCATTTGTACGATTCATCCTCCTAAAGATTTGCCTCTTTTTCATCAGTAACATAATAAGTCCTAACGTGCtagagaaaatttaaaattagcgGTACTCTTTCATTCTTTCAAACTGAGGCCTTGTTTCGTATTAGTTTGGATGATAAATAGAGGTGAGAAAAATAGCTCATTATGTGCATATTTTCCTAGTATGACTTTAGCtgaactattttctttttttttttttgtttttttttgggggggggtggACAAAGAAGATTATTGGAAAGTTGAAGAGAAAGGGGTTGCAGATGTTAAGGTTTGAATTCGAGATCCATATGACATCATTTAAGGTTATTGCATGAACTAAGTGAAGTGAAAGGTAGTCTTTGGTTTTGCAGGAAGTTCATATTTAAGAAACTGATCTAACCTTACAAAATGAGGTCTTGATGGGGTTTTTGCTATAAAACACAAAAACGCAAATAGTTTTTGAGTTTGATCCCACCGAGTATTAAAACTCGTCTTTGAAATTCGTTGGTGACAATTTCGTCATTTCAAGTTGGTCAAAGTTCATGGATTCAATTCTGGAGATTataattatcattatcattaaaGTTTGTTTGCTCCCCACTTAGTCCACGATAATGAAATCTTAGtatgttgttttattttggtGGAATGACCATTAACTCCTTCATAAACTCGAGTACTTTTAAAACCATAACTAAAATATGGtatgaaaaattatattatatgcaaatatgataaaaataaagatatatatgcattaaattttacttaataaaaatattaatatgttaaatgtaaaaggaaaattaaattaataaagtagAAATACAAGGTGCAGGGTATATTGGTGATTGTGCATGGACCGGGTGCTCTGACTCTGACTGGGGGGcatcatcattttatttttataaaaagagtGCACTATACTACTATATATGGTGTGGTCATGGAGGCCAGGCCTAGGCCACCTCTTTTTCATATTCATCATGGAAAAAAACCAAACCCAATAATACTTTAATTCATTGGCTCACGTGATCACccccattatttatttattatttttattttatttgaaccattattacttttttttgaCAACTATTATGGGATAATAATAATCTTTTCTTATTACTTCTcaattattgtaaaaaaatcattttaattttcttttagatAATTTTAGTTAACCTTGCAAATatagctaaatcctttttatttgtgaagaaaactttttttatctaaattttttgTGTTTCGTCTTTTTACACGAAGTGTAGTTGGATAATTTATAGTGGGAATAATAATAATGTCCTACAGTCATTAATTGTGTTTGGACTGTCTAGCCAGACCTAGCATGGCGAGGTTTAAATAGCCTCAATACTAGTTTTctgtttatctttaattaattttgagCTGTAACTTTCAGACATTCAATTCTAGTCATCACATCCATGAAACTCCGTTTCTACTTTTCAATCTCTGCCCATGGTTCTTCTGATAATTCAAAATAATCTGaagtttttttgtttaattttaattcttcCATAATAGTTTTGGCTCCTATTGAACTTGAAATTTCGTCCTGTCAACCCCTGATGCGAGCAAAGTTATCCCATTTTTTTCATCCACGAAGACAATTTTTGTTGGGTCAAAATGAGCGAAGAATCACTAAGCAAATAATTCAAGTGATACTGCTCATTGAATCAATAAACCCACTGAATCAGcaactaaaaaatcaaatgatactAATTGAATCAACAAAACCTATTGAatcaattaaaatgaaaaaaagatggagGAGGAAAATAATATAGAAAATCCAGCAAAAAAGATACACAACTCGTATACATCATCCATGCATGCATGCAATTGCAGCCTAATGCTCAGTTGACCCCAGCAATTAAAGagcaatataataaataaataattaaagagcaatataataaatacataatatctcattaaaatactCTCTCGTAGAAAGCAAAGCCCTTCCTTTCTGATTTCagtttttcagaaaaaaaattcaccttttttttttctttgtttttttttcctccacctttcttcttctccaatgcaaaaaccctaaaaaccttgATCTTCATACAACCCATTTCCTATGTCAACCCGACCCGATCTGGGTCCTATCCCATTTCGCCTTCCTATTCTACCCGAAGTAGATAAACCCCAGGAAGAAGAAGagtgatattttttttaaaaaaattagaaggtGAAAATAAGAAAAGATTTTTTTAGAGAAATGTATAAAAATCAGCTTCAAGAGCTAGCCCAGAGGAGCTGCTTTAATCTTCCTTCCTACACGTGCATTAGGGAAGGTCCAGACCACGCACCGAGGTTCAAGGCCACCGTTAACTTTAACGGCGAAACCTTTGAGAGTCCTCACTATTGTTCTACTCTCCGTCTAGCAGAACACTCAGCCGCCGAGGTCGCCCTTCAATCCCTCTCTAGTCGTGGACCCTCTCACTCTCTAGCCGCTAGAATCCTAGTAAGTTTctcaaagctttttttttttttttgctaatatGCGTCTCTTAATTTAAGGCTTAAATTTGGGGGGGGATTTTTTTTTTACGaagctctttttcttttgtttgttaaGTTGAGCCATTGACGGTGATCGGCGTTAAACCACGTTCACCGGAGGTTCAATTCAGGTGGTTGGGGTGGGGGAG contains:
- the LOC107940118 gene encoding vacuolar fusion protein MON1 homolog isoform X1; the protein is MDSVSSTSSLDDSTQLSPNSDPKAVDQRFDLLSVTDEPIQSEPGHRGNGDGFTNGSLNPERSTGDEDDDQLGVEDQELVADEGPSSPNSYSYAGERGSASATSVSRIDAASDIDDIEIQEVRNESSFEGISDSQPSSGVPGKHRVDEDDASISWRKRKKHFFILSNSGKPIYSRYGDEHKLAGFSATLQAVISFMENGGDRVKLVKAGKHQVVFVVKGPIYLVCISCNEEPFESLKGQLELIYGQVMILILTKSINRSFEKNPKFDMTHLLGGTDDVFSSLIHSFSWNPATFLHAYTCLPLAYATRQAAGAILQDVADSGVLFAILMCKHKVISLVGAQKASLRPDDILLLSNFVMSSESFRTSESFSPICLPRYNPLAFLHAYVHFLDVDTYLMLLTTSSDAFYHLKDCRIRIETVLLKSNVLSEVQRSLLDGGIRVEDLHVAPLPRSGPLPHQVQQILQTDSPERPREPFVGIGGPAGLWHFIYRSIYLDQYVSSEFSPPLNNHQQQKRLYRAYLRLYASMHDKGIGPYKTQFKRDENYVLLCWVTQDFELYAAFDPLADKAEAIKTCNRVCQWLKGVENEIFLHGASPFSW
- the LOC107940118 gene encoding vacuolar fusion protein MON1 homolog isoform X3, which encodes MDSVSSTSSLDDSTQLSPNSDPKAVDQRFDLLSVTDEPIQSEPGHRGNGDGFTNGSLNPERSTGDEDDDQLGVEDQELVADEGPSSPNSYSYAGERGSASATSVSRIDAASDIDDIEIQEVRNESSFEVQDDASISWRKRKKHFFILSNSGKPIYSRYGDEHKLAGFSATLQAVISFMENGGDRVKLVKAGKHQVVFVVKGPIYLVCISCNEEPFESLKGQLELIYGQVMILILTKSINRSFEKNPKFDMTHLLGGTDDVFSSLIHSFSWNPATFLHAYTCLPLAYATRQAAGAILQDVADSGVLFAILMCKHKVISLVGAQKASLRPDDILLLSNFVMSSESFRTSESFSPICLPRYNPLAFLHAYVHFLDVDTYLMLLTTSSDAFYHLKDCRIRIETVLLKSNVLSEVQRSLLDGGIRVEDLHVAPLPRSGPLPHQVQQILQTDSPERPREPFVGIGGPAGLWHFIYRSIYLDQYVSSEFSPPLNNHQQQKRLYRAYLRLYASMHDKGIGPYKTQFKRDENYVLLCWVTQDFELYAAFDPLADKAEAIKTCNRVCQWLKGVENEIFLHGASPFSW
- the LOC107940118 gene encoding vacuolar fusion protein MON1 homolog isoform X2, which produces MDSVSSTSSLDDSTQLSPNSDPKAVDQRFDLLSVTDEPIQSEPGHRGNGDGFTNGSLNPERSTGDEDDDQLGVEDQELVADEGPSSPNSYSYAGERGSASATSVSRIDAASDIDDIEIQEVRNESSFEGISDSQPSSGVPGKHRVDEDDASISWRKRKKHFFILSNSGKPIYSRYGDEHKLAGFSATLQAVISFMENGGDRVKLVKAGKHQVVFVVKGPIYLVCISCNEEPFESLKGQLELIYGQMILILTKSINRSFEKNPKFDMTHLLGGTDDVFSSLIHSFSWNPATFLHAYTCLPLAYATRQAAGAILQDVADSGVLFAILMCKHKVISLVGAQKASLRPDDILLLSNFVMSSESFRTSESFSPICLPRYNPLAFLHAYVHFLDVDTYLMLLTTSSDAFYHLKDCRIRIETVLLKSNVLSEVQRSLLDGGIRVEDLHVAPLPRSGPLPHQVQQILQTDSPERPREPFVGIGGPAGLWHFIYRSIYLDQYVSSEFSPPLNNHQQQKRLYRAYLRLYASMHDKGIGPYKTQFKRDENYVLLCWVTQDFELYAAFDPLADKAEAIKTCNRVCQWLKGVENEIFLHGASPFSW